Proteins encoded by one window of Corythoichthys intestinalis isolate RoL2023-P3 chromosome 20, ASM3026506v1, whole genome shotgun sequence:
- the LOC130908384 gene encoding exostosin-like 2 codes for MKIPAEQEAQKLPNNFRLCRCSAPRNRGWLAFWSVLLLFSVVAAITAFQHFHYDSKQKQEDLTNIKTEHLTNIKTEEFTIILQTYKRDNILLKVLKNCLAAPHLQKIIVVWNNIGVAPSQKLIDSLGQHSIPVLFMEQTRNSLQNRLQPFAEIHTEAVLMLDDDVLVSVPDISFAFIVWQQFRDQIVGFVPRKHVEISPGVYNYEDVGLTPGQRGERKYSMVLIGAAFFHRRYLKLYRDQPKAMHDLVEAGHNCEDIAMNFVVSLHLREIWADGRSAGIYVKPMDMRNLEMQASGDFKGLWHRSDHFKQRSECINQLTKIYGVMPLQLSDIIVNQYSRVK; via the exons ATGAAGATCCCTGCAGAGCAAGAGGCTCAAAAACTACCGAACAACTTCAG GCTCTGCAGATGCAGTGCACCCAGAAACCGAGGCTGGCTGGCTTTTTGGTCTGTCCTGTTGCTCTTCTCGGTCGTTGCCGCCATTACAGCTTTTCAACATTTCCATTATGACAGCAAACAAAAGCAGGAGGACTTAACCAACATCAAGACAGAGCACTTAACCAACATCAAGACAGAGGAGTTCACGATCATCCTCCAAACGTACAAGCGAGATAATATTCTCCTGAAGGTCCTCAAAAATTGCCTGGCTGCACCTCATCTCCAGAAGATTATCGTAGTGTGGAACAACATTGGGGTAGCCCCTTCACAGAAGTTAATTGACTCTTTAGGTCAACATTCTATTCCTGTTCTCTTTATGGAGCAAACGCGTAACAGTCTTCAAAATAGATTACAACCCTTTGCTGAAATTCACACTGAGG cTGTGTTGATGCTGGATGATGACGTTCTGGTCAGCGTTCCTGACATCAGTTTTGCTTTCATCGTTTGGCAG CAATTCCGAGATCAAATTGTTGGCTTTGTGCCCCGCAAACACGTTGAGATCTCTCCGGGTGTGTACAACTATGAAGACGTTGGGCTGACGCCTGGACAAAGAGGAGAGCGCAA ATATTCCATGGTGTTGATCGGCGCTGCGTTCTTCCACCGTCGCTACTTGAAGCTTTACCGAGACCAGCCGAAGGCAATGCACGATCTGGTGGAAGCCGGCCACAACTGCGAGGACATCGCCATGAATTTTGTTGTGTCACTGCACCTGAGAGAAATCTGGGCTGACGGCAGGTCCGCGGGCATTTATGTCAAACCCATGGACATGCGCAACCTGGAGATGCAAGCCAGCGGTGACTTCAAGGGCTTGTGGCACCGCTCTGACCACTTCAAGCAGAGATCCGAATGCATCAACCAACTGACCAAAATTTATGGTGTCATGCCTTTGCAGTTGTCCGACATCATCGTGAATCAATATTCTCGGGTTAAATAG